A genomic stretch from Serratia entomophila includes:
- the ppnP gene encoding pyrimidine/purine nucleoside phosphorylase, producing MLKVNEYFAGKVKSIGFDSSSIGLTSVGVMEEGEYTFSTALPEEMTVITGALKVLLPGSPDWQVFTPGEKFFVPGHSEFNLQVADATAYLCRYLSK from the coding sequence ATGCTGAAAGTAAATGAATATTTTGCCGGAAAAGTGAAGTCTATCGGTTTTGACAGTAGCAGCATCGGTCTTACCAGCGTGGGGGTAATGGAAGAGGGAGAGTACACCTTCAGCACCGCACTGCCGGAAGAAATGACGGTGATCACCGGGGCGCTGAAAGTGCTGCTGCCGGGCTCGCCGGACTGGCAGGTGTTTACGCCGGGTGAGAAGTTCTTCGTGCCGGGGCACAGCGAGTTCAATCTGCAGGTGGCCGATGCGACCGCCTACCTGTGCCGTTACCTGAGCAAATAA
- a CDS encoding nuclear transport factor 2 family protein, with product MHSLTPLERVLDALQQVVANPLHQPALIAERFSEDYRQQVDGNSLNYQQFVQHMALLKQLTHRMTLEVIAAAEQGDAVLTHHLVQVEKRDGTRSKVRVLAHFRVREGKIYACDELTQLLEGARGDRDLGSCVLD from the coding sequence ATGCATTCGCTTACCCCCCTGGAACGGGTGCTTGACGCCTTGCAGCAGGTCGTCGCCAACCCGCTGCATCAACCGGCGCTGATCGCCGAGCGCTTTAGTGAGGATTATCGCCAACAGGTGGACGGCAACTCGCTGAACTATCAACAGTTTGTGCAACATATGGCGTTGCTGAAACAGCTGACGCACCGCATGACGCTGGAGGTTATCGCGGCGGCGGAGCAGGGCGATGCGGTGCTGACACACCATCTGGTGCAGGTGGAAAAGCGCGACGGCACTCGCAGCAAGGTGCGGGTGCTGGCGCATTTTCGCGTGCGCGAAGGCAAGATTTACGCCTGCGACGAGCTGACGCAGCTGCTGGAGGGCGCTCGCGGCGACCGGGATCTCGGCTCGTGCGTGCTGGACTGA
- a CDS encoding YaiA family protein: MRENDQPGYPRSARVVAVFRGDPSLHMRRFEVRTDDIEPNTLLSEHETELEALDAKHRYEDPALED; this comes from the coding sequence ATGCGCGAAAATGACCAACCCGGCTACCCAAGAAGCGCCCGCGTAGTGGCGGTTTTTCGGGGAGACCCCAGTCTGCATATGCGCCGTTTCGAAGTGCGCACCGACGACATTGAGCCGAATACGCTGCTCAGTGAACATGAAACCGAGCTGGAAGCGCTCGACGCCAAACACCGTTATGAGGATCCGGCGTTAGAGGATTAA